One Lysinibacillus fusiformis genomic window carries:
- the trpS gene encoding tryptophan--tRNA ligase codes for MTTIFSGVQPTGIVTLGNYLGAFKQFPALQDEGNAIYCIVDQHAITVAQDPKELRQNIRNLAATYIATGVDPQKSTLFIQSEVSAHAQAGWILQCVASIGELERMTQFKDKSHGKETVSAALLTYPPLMAADILLYNTNIVPVGDDQKQHIELTRDLAERFNKRYAEVLTIPEIQLPKAGARIKSLQEPTKKMSKSDPNTKATIKLLDTAKDIEKKIKSAVTDSDGIVAFDVENKPGVSNLLTIESAISGVSIDDLVKKYEGIGYGGFKQGVATAVIDHLTPIQEKFYNLVESSELDIILDEGAEKANTIASATLKRMEEAMGLGRTRR; via the coding sequence ATGACAACTATTTTTTCAGGCGTACAGCCAACAGGTATTGTAACATTAGGGAACTACCTTGGAGCATTCAAGCAATTCCCTGCTTTACAAGATGAAGGGAATGCAATTTATTGTATCGTTGACCAACATGCCATTACAGTCGCACAAGATCCAAAAGAGTTACGTCAAAACATTCGTAATTTAGCTGCAACGTATATAGCAACGGGGGTTGACCCACAGAAATCTACCTTATTCATCCAATCAGAAGTTTCTGCTCATGCACAAGCGGGTTGGATTTTACAATGCGTTGCCTCTATTGGCGAGTTAGAGCGTATGACTCAATTCAAAGATAAATCACATGGCAAGGAAACTGTTTCAGCAGCTCTTTTAACATACCCACCATTAATGGCCGCAGATATTCTATTATACAATACAAACATCGTCCCAGTTGGCGATGATCAAAAGCAACATATTGAACTAACACGAGATCTTGCAGAGCGCTTTAACAAACGTTATGCTGAGGTATTAACAATTCCTGAAATACAATTACCAAAAGCAGGTGCGCGCATTAAATCTTTACAAGAGCCTACGAAAAAAATGAGTAAATCTGATCCAAATACAAAAGCAACAATCAAGCTTTTAGATACTGCAAAAGATATTGAGAAAAAAATTAAATCTGCCGTAACTGACTCTGATGGTATTGTGGCATTTGATGTAGAAAATAAACCTGGTGTATCAAATTTACTGACGATTGAATCAGCAATTTCCGGAGTATCTATTGATGATTTAGTGAAAAAATACGAAGGCATTGGCTATGGTGGCTTCAAACAAGGCGTGGCAACAGCAGTTATCGACCACCTTACACCAATACAAGAGAAATTCTACAATCTCGTAGAATCATCTGAATTGGACATCATTCTAGATGAAGGTGCAGAGAAAGCAAATACCATTGCCAGCGCTACCTTAAAACGTATGGAAGAAGCGATGGGCTTAGGCCGCACTCGTCGCTAA
- a CDS encoding beta-ketoacyl-ACP synthase III, with amino-acid sequence MNAGIIGLGRYVPEKVVTNFDLEKIMDTSDEWIRTRTGIEERHFAAENQETSDLAVAAAKDAIAKAGISPEEIGLILVATVTQDQNFPSVACMVQEQIGAVNAAAMDQAAACAGFIYSLVTAKQFVESNAYKYVLVVGVEKLSKVLDWEDRNTAVLFGDGASAAVIGTVSEGRGILSFELGADGTGGKNLYLTQQQTLAMNGREVFKFAVRQMGESALNVLDKAGLTKEDVDFLVPHQANIRIMESARERLDLPIEKMSKTIHKYGNTSAASIGISLVEELEAGKIKDDDLLVLVGFGGGLTWGAVAMRWGK; translated from the coding sequence ATGAACGCAGGTATTATTGGGTTAGGCAGATACGTTCCAGAAAAGGTCGTTACGAATTTTGACTTAGAGAAAATTATGGACACTTCGGATGAATGGATTCGAACTCGTACAGGAATTGAAGAACGTCATTTTGCTGCAGAGAATCAGGAAACATCAGACTTAGCAGTAGCCGCAGCTAAAGATGCTATTGCGAAAGCAGGTATTTCGCCTGAAGAAATAGGACTAATACTTGTAGCAACTGTAACACAAGATCAAAATTTCCCAAGTGTAGCATGTATGGTTCAAGAGCAAATTGGTGCAGTAAATGCAGCGGCGATGGATCAGGCGGCGGCTTGTGCAGGATTTATATATAGTTTAGTGACAGCCAAGCAATTTGTAGAATCAAATGCTTATAAATATGTCTTAGTAGTAGGTGTTGAAAAACTGTCGAAAGTACTTGATTGGGAAGATCGTAATACTGCTGTCTTATTTGGAGACGGTGCGAGTGCTGCAGTTATTGGAACAGTTTCAGAAGGTAGAGGTATCTTATCTTTTGAGCTTGGCGCTGACGGCACTGGTGGTAAAAATCTATATTTAACACAGCAACAGACGCTTGCCATGAATGGTCGTGAAGTATTCAAATTTGCAGTACGTCAAATGGGCGAATCTGCTTTGAATGTTTTAGATAAAGCAGGTTTAACAAAAGAAGATGTGGATTTTTTAGTGCCACATCAAGCGAATATTCGTATTATGGAGTCTGCACGTGAACGTCTCGATTTACCAATTGAAAAAATGTCGAAAACGATTCACAAATATGGTAATACATCGGCGGCATCTATTGGTATATCATTGGTAGAAGAGCTTGAAGCAGGTAAAATAAAAGATGATGACTTACTAGTACTCGTTGGTTTTGGCGGTGGCTTAACTTGGGGTGCCGTTGCAATGAGATGGGGAAAATAA
- the mecA gene encoding adaptor protein MecA, which translates to MDIERVNENTLKLFITYNDIEDRGYSREEIWYNRAKGEQLFWDMIDEVNTEDYFDVEGPIWIHINASEVGLEIIVTRAHILKDGETLDGHSHFDEHKEMFASFDEVGEDLLSQLTQFGDIDESELFMDTDIYVYKFKDIDELIPVAKRMTDELVDSSLFKYENWYYLVVDFTNADDDLNRHDKNAVIKEFLSPSNFTIHRLEEYGDMIMEYDCFETIRKYFI; encoded by the coding sequence GTGGACATCGAACGTGTAAATGAAAATACACTCAAGCTCTTTATTACGTACAATGATATAGAGGATCGCGGCTACAGTCGTGAAGAAATTTGGTACAACCGAGCAAAGGGTGAACAACTTTTTTGGGATATGATTGATGAAGTAAATACTGAGGATTATTTTGATGTAGAAGGTCCGATTTGGATTCATATCAATGCGTCTGAAGTTGGCTTGGAAATCATTGTCACACGTGCACATATATTAAAAGACGGTGAAACATTAGATGGTCATTCGCATTTTGATGAACACAAGGAAATGTTTGCCTCATTTGACGAAGTTGGAGAGGATCTTCTCAGTCAACTAACTCAATTCGGTGACATTGATGAGTCAGAATTATTTATGGATACAGATATTTATGTTTATAAATTTAAAGATATTGATGAGTTAATCCCTGTTGCAAAACGTATGACAGATGAATTAGTGGATTCCTCATTATTCAAATATGAAAATTGGTACTATCTAGTTGTAGACTTCACAAATGCAGATGACGATTTAAATCGCCATGACAAAAATGCGGTTATTAAAGAATTTCTAAGCCCATCGAATTTCACGATTCATCGCCTAGAAGAATACGGCGATATGATTATGGAATATGATTGCTTTGAAACTATTCGAAAGTATTTTATTTAG
- the spxA gene encoding transcriptional regulator SpxA encodes MVTLFTSPSCTSCRKAKAWLEEHEIPYTERNIFSEPLSISEIKEILRMTEDGTDEIISTRSKIFQKLNVDVESLPLQRLYELIQEYPGLLRRPIILDEKRLQVGYNEDEIRRFLPRKVRAYQLQEAQRMVN; translated from the coding sequence ATAGTAACTTTATTTACGTCACCAAGTTGTACGTCTTGCCGAAAAGCGAAAGCATGGTTGGAGGAGCACGAAATTCCATATACAGAGCGAAATATTTTTTCTGAACCATTAAGCATTAGTGAAATAAAGGAAATTTTACGCATGACGGAGGATGGGACGGATGAAATTATTTCAACTCGTTCTAAAATTTTCCAAAAACTAAATGTAGATGTTGAAAGCTTACCATTACAACGCTTATATGAGTTAATTCAAGAATATCCTGGATTATTACGTCGTCCGATAATATTAGATGAAAAACGTTTACAGGTAGGATATAACGAAGATGAAATTCGTCGATTCTTACCACGTAAAGTTCGAGCTTATCAATTACAAGAAGCACAGCGTATGGTGAACTAA
- a CDS encoding competence protein CoiA — translation MLFAYTEHLKPFITYQHTREELQHYRRHSKFYCPQCQQPVQLKIGTVNIPHFSHIANQVCEQLFAEGESMLHLQGKIQLFEWLKRLGHTVELEPFIKRLSQRPDILVTKEHQQIAIEFQCSTLSYEKWQLRTAGYENIHIQALWLFQTPQKNLASQDILKMTVPPIMQNAFKYSSKGLPYLLTYDAHSAKFNYWTNLLYVHGYTFIAKVQYVPINKQQFPFYVPMPITREEFHYYWQLYKRFCAQYMFQRLLRSKKGVQDSFLRSCYELRFSIESMPHYVGLPVKYAESIPIFSIEWQTILHHFCTQYQLQLHKLCKEEMQLFLHQLDLEATQEAVQAVENYCTVFEKWSQSKDGFPDISEQVYIHLYSVNG, via the coding sequence ATGCTTTTTGCCTATACAGAGCATTTAAAGCCTTTTATCACATATCAACATACAAGAGAAGAACTACAACACTATCGTCGGCATTCCAAATTTTATTGCCCGCAATGTCAGCAACCTGTCCAGTTGAAAATTGGTACTGTCAATATCCCGCATTTCTCCCATATTGCGAATCAAGTTTGTGAACAATTATTTGCTGAGGGTGAATCCATGCTCCATCTACAGGGGAAGATTCAATTGTTCGAATGGCTGAAGAGGCTTGGTCATACAGTAGAGTTGGAACCATTTATAAAAAGGCTATCTCAACGACCGGATATACTTGTGACAAAAGAACATCAACAAATAGCAATTGAGTTCCAATGTAGCACACTCTCTTATGAAAAGTGGCAGTTGCGCACAGCAGGTTATGAAAATATCCATATCCAAGCATTATGGCTTTTTCAAACACCCCAGAAAAATCTTGCTTCACAGGACATACTAAAAATGACTGTTCCTCCTATTATGCAAAATGCATTTAAATATTCATCAAAGGGTTTGCCCTATTTATTGACATATGATGCACATTCAGCAAAATTTAATTATTGGACGAATCTTCTTTATGTTCATGGGTATACTTTTATAGCAAAAGTACAATACGTGCCGATTAATAAACAGCAATTTCCGTTTTATGTTCCTATGCCAATTACAAGAGAAGAGTTTCATTATTATTGGCAACTCTATAAAAGGTTTTGTGCGCAGTATATGTTTCAAAGATTACTACGTAGTAAAAAAGGGGTGCAAGATTCTTTTCTACGAAGTTGTTATGAGTTGCGTTTTTCAATCGAGTCAATGCCTCATTACGTTGGATTACCCGTTAAATATGCTGAATCAATTCCAATTTTTTCAATTGAATGGCAAACGATTTTACATCATTTTTGTACCCAATACCAATTGCAGCTTCATAAGTTATGCAAGGAAGAAATGCAGCTTTTTCTTCATCAACTTGATTTGGAGGCGACACAAGAGGCCGTACAGGCTGTGGAAAATTATTGTACCGTGTTTGAAAAGTGGTCTCAAAGCAAAGATGGTTTTCCAGATATTTCTGAGCAAGTTTATATTCATTTGTACAGTGTGAATGGATAA
- the fabF gene encoding beta-ketoacyl-ACP synthase II, with protein sequence MSKRRVVITGIGAVTPLGNSIEETWANIKAGKSGVGELTRLNKDLFAAKIAAEVKDFDIEKYIERKEARKMDRFTHYALAASIMAMEDAQLTIDEELAPRAGVWIGSGIGGMETYEQQFLTFQERGARRVSPFFIPMMIPDMASGQVSIHFGAKGINSCSVTACASGTNSIGDAFKVIERGDADVMISGGAESPIVTMAVAGFCANTALSLNTDAATASRPFDKNRDGFIIGEGAGIVILEEYEHAKARGAKIYAEVLGYGSTGDAHHITAPAPEGEGAARAMKQALADGGVEPSQVGYINAHGTSTPYNDLFETQAVKSAFGEHAYKLAMSSTKSMTGHLLGAAGGVEAIFTALVLKEGILPPTINLTDPDPECDLDYVPNEAREANIEYAMSNSLGFGGHNASLLLKKCEE encoded by the coding sequence ATGAGTAAACGACGAGTAGTAATTACAGGAATTGGCGCAGTTACACCACTAGGGAATAGCATTGAAGAAACATGGGCAAATATTAAAGCTGGGAAATCTGGTGTTGGCGAGTTAACACGTTTAAATAAAGATTTATTCGCTGCTAAAATTGCCGCTGAAGTAAAAGATTTTGATATTGAAAAGTATATTGAACGTAAAGAAGCCCGTAAAATGGATCGCTTTACACATTATGCATTAGCAGCTTCTATCATGGCTATGGAAGATGCACAGCTTACAATTGATGAAGAATTAGCACCACGCGCAGGCGTATGGATTGGCTCTGGTATCGGTGGTATGGAAACGTATGAACAGCAATTTTTAACGTTCCAAGAGCGTGGGGCAAGACGTGTAAGCCCGTTCTTTATTCCAATGATGATTCCAGATATGGCTTCAGGTCAAGTGTCTATTCATTTCGGAGCAAAGGGCATTAATTCTTGTTCTGTAACTGCTTGTGCATCTGGAACAAATTCAATTGGTGATGCATTTAAAGTAATTGAACGAGGCGATGCAGATGTGATGATTTCAGGTGGTGCAGAGTCACCAATCGTAACAATGGCAGTTGCAGGCTTCTGTGCAAATACAGCCTTGTCTTTAAATACAGACGCAGCAACAGCTTCACGTCCATTTGATAAAAACCGCGATGGCTTTATTATTGGTGAAGGTGCAGGGATTGTAATTTTAGAAGAGTATGAGCATGCGAAAGCTCGTGGTGCAAAAATTTATGCCGAAGTACTTGGCTACGGATCAACTGGTGATGCTCACCATATTACGGCTCCAGCGCCAGAAGGTGAGGGTGCAGCACGTGCGATGAAGCAGGCATTAGCTGATGGGGGTGTAGAACCTTCACAGGTTGGCTATATTAATGCACATGGAACAAGTACTCCTTACAATGATTTATTTGAAACACAGGCTGTAAAATCAGCTTTTGGTGAACATGCTTACAAACTGGCAATGAGTTCTACAAAATCAATGACAGGTCACTTATTAGGCGCAGCTGGTGGTGTCGAAGCGATTTTCACAGCGCTTGTGTTAAAAGAGGGTATTTTACCACCGACAATCAATTTAACAGATCCAGATCCAGAATGTGATCTAGATTATGTGCCAAATGAAGCGCGAGAAGCAAATATCGAATATGCGATGAGTAACTCTCTTGGATTTGGCGGTCACAACGCTAGCTTATTATTAAAAAAATGTGAAGAATAA